In Cloacibacterium caeni, a single window of DNA contains:
- a CDS encoding helix-turn-helix domain-containing protein: MISENSKKEVLDFLKMRMLNTREAAMYLGLSVITVRRKAGNGEISSYRPNKKNLYFKISDLDNYLLSKHRNSLEKSGEVAATLNFKISKKWKI, translated from the coding sequence ATGATTAGTGAAAATTCAAAAAAAGAAGTTTTAGATTTCTTAAAAATGAGAATGCTTAACACAAGAGAAGCAGCAATGTACTTAGGATTAAGCGTAATAACGGTTAGAAGAAAAGCAGGGAATGGTGAAATTTCTTCATACCGCCCAAACAAGAAAAATCTATATTTTAAAATTTCAGATTTAGATAATTATTTGTTATCAAAACACCGAAATAGTTTAGAAAAATCAGGAGAGGTAGCCGCAACGTTAAATTTTAAAATTTCTAAGAAATGGA